A DNA window from Thiobacillus denitrificans ATCC 25259 contains the following coding sequences:
- a CDS encoding integrase domain-containing protein, giving the protein MANNFGLGSRDMGKAGVFACNSAARSGAISYGTAASVGERWQKFTEFARGQGVKKLEDVSRELVMAYGKELAESDLSESYGQNLVSAVNSVMSLATKGAWRAVSPTRECGIEKRSAIRGAAPDGLDREQFRLVLQEMQRDGLGRQAAIADLARNLGLRSKEASLLNANQALRQAESTGMVRFIAGTKGGRPRVLAISPVGLQSLRCAAALQGNNRNLVPTGQSWKQWREGGLRAGRDALKARGIRGLHELRSAYACERYSQIAGCPAPVISGKVRDRRVDRLARETIARELGHGRIDVVAEYVGGRR; this is encoded by the coding sequence ATGGCCAATAATTTTGGATTGGGTTCAAGGGATATGGGAAAGGCAGGAGTGTTTGCCTGCAATTCGGCCGCACGTTCCGGTGCCATTTCATACGGCACAGCGGCGTCGGTCGGGGAGCGTTGGCAGAAATTTACTGAGTTCGCCCGCGGTCAAGGTGTGAAAAAGCTCGAAGATGTGAGCAGGGAGTTGGTCATGGCCTACGGCAAGGAGCTCGCCGAGTCTGATTTATCCGAGTCCTATGGCCAAAACCTGGTCTCTGCAGTGAATTCGGTCATGTCCCTTGCTACAAAAGGCGCTTGGCGCGCCGTCAGTCCGACCAGAGAGTGCGGAATCGAGAAGCGGTCCGCGATCAGGGGGGCTGCGCCCGATGGGCTTGATAGGGAGCAATTTCGTCTTGTGCTACAGGAAATGCAGCGCGACGGACTTGGGCGCCAGGCAGCTATCGCCGACCTGGCAAGAAATCTTGGCCTTCGATCAAAGGAAGCCTCTCTGCTCAATGCAAATCAGGCGCTTCGACAAGCGGAATCGACCGGAATGGTGCGGTTCATTGCCGGGACGAAGGGCGGCAGGCCACGCGTGCTGGCAATTTCGCCCGTAGGCTTGCAGTCACTCAGGTGTGCCGCAGCATTGCAGGGTAATAACCGAAACTTAGTACCCACCGGTCAAAGCTGGAAGCAGTGGCGAGAAGGTGGTTTGAGGGCCGGTCGTGACGCTCTCAAAGCCAGAGGAATTAGAGGATTGCATGAACTGAGGTCCGCCTATGCTTGCGAGCGCTATAGCCAGATCGCAGGCTGCCCTGCCCCGGTTATTTCCGGCAAGGTGCGAGACCGCCGGGTTGACCGATTGGCGCGCGAGACCATAGCGAGGGAACTTGGGCACGGCCGGATAGATGTCGTAGCGGAGTACGTCGGGGGACGCAGGTGA
- a CDS encoding tyrosine-type recombinase/integrase, with the protein MLTDMKVRQAKPGPNVQKLSDSQGLFLHISPSGGKWWRLAYRYTGKQKLLSLGTYPAVSLADARQRRDEAKKLLAHGVDPAENRKATKQARQDRASNSFEAVAREWHAKFSSTWSANHSDRIIRRLENDIFPWLGDKPIADITPPTLLAALRRIEERGAVETAHRAMQNCGQVFRYSVATGRAERDPSQDLKGALPPVAKSHFKSITDPVQIGVLLRNIDGYSGGPVVRSALRLAPLIFVRPGELRHAEWAHFDLGAAEWRYTVSKTNTEHIVPLSRQAISVLEELQPLTGHKRYVFPANRGEGRPMSENTVNAALRSLGYDKETLTGHGFRAMARTLLDEVLGFRPDIIEHQLAHAVRDPLGRAYNRTTHLPERRKMMQGWADYLDELKAGATVIRLYG; encoded by the coding sequence GTGCTTACCGACATGAAAGTGCGCCAGGCGAAACCTGGTCCCAACGTCCAGAAACTCTCCGATTCTCAGGGCCTGTTTCTTCATATATCCCCGTCGGGTGGAAAGTGGTGGCGCCTAGCTTATCGTTACACGGGAAAGCAGAAGCTGCTGTCGCTTGGAACCTACCCGGCGGTCTCTCTTGCAGACGCCCGGCAGCGGCGTGATGAAGCCAAAAAGCTGCTCGCCCACGGCGTAGACCCGGCCGAAAATAGAAAGGCTACAAAGCAGGCTCGGCAGGACCGCGCGAGCAACAGTTTTGAAGCCGTCGCTCGCGAATGGCATGCGAAGTTTTCTTCGACATGGAGCGCAAACCATAGCGACCGCATCATCAGGCGCTTGGAAAATGACATTTTTCCGTGGTTAGGCGATAAGCCGATCGCCGACATTACACCCCCAACCCTTCTCGCAGCCCTACGGCGTATCGAGGAGCGCGGAGCGGTCGAAACCGCCCATCGCGCCATGCAGAACTGCGGCCAAGTTTTTCGCTACTCAGTAGCGACCGGCCGCGCGGAACGAGACCCTTCGCAAGACCTGAAAGGCGCCCTCCCGCCTGTTGCCAAGAGCCACTTCAAAAGCATCACCGACCCCGTCCAAATTGGAGTGCTGCTGCGCAATATAGATGGCTACAGCGGTGGCCCCGTCGTGCGAAGCGCACTTCGTTTGGCACCCTTAATTTTTGTTCGTCCAGGCGAATTAAGACATGCCGAATGGGCACACTTCGACCTCGGGGCTGCCGAATGGCGCTATACGGTATCCAAGACCAATACCGAGCACATAGTCCCTTTGAGCCGTCAAGCCATTTCGGTCTTGGAAGAACTGCAGCCCTTAACAGGGCACAAGCGCTATGTTTTTCCGGCGAACCGGGGGGAAGGCCGCCCCATGAGCGAGAACACTGTCAACGCTGCGCTGAGGTCGCTTGGCTACGATAAGGAAACACTAACAGGGCACGGCTTCCGCGCCATGGCGCGGACCCTTCTTGATGAGGTTCTAGGGTTCCGCCCAGACATCATCGAGCATCAGTTAGCGCACGCCGTCCGCGATCCGCTAGGGCGAGCCTATAACCGCACCACCCACCTTCCGGAGCGCCGAAAAATGATGCAGGGCTGGGCAGACTACTTAGATGAACTAAAAGCTGGAGCAACGGTTATTCGGCTTTATGGATAA
- a CDS encoding SirB2 family protein, with product MAYTLIKQIHLATIAITLALFLLRGFWMMAESKRLQARWVRIAPHVNDSLLLASGIALAVLLQQYPLVHGWLTAKFFALIAYILLGTVALKRGRTRGLRIAAWVLALLVFGYLVTVARTHDPLPFLR from the coding sequence GTGGCCTACACGCTGATCAAACAGATCCATCTCGCCACGATCGCGATCACGCTCGCGCTCTTCCTCTTGCGCGGCTTCTGGATGATGGCCGAGTCGAAGCGGCTGCAGGCGCGCTGGGTGCGCATCGCCCCCCACGTCAACGACTCGCTGCTGCTCGCGAGCGGAATCGCGCTCGCCGTCCTGCTGCAGCAATACCCGCTCGTGCACGGCTGGCTCACGGCCAAATTCTTCGCGCTGATCGCCTACATCCTGCTCGGCACCGTCGCCCTCAAGCGCGGCCGAACCCGCGGCCTGCGAATCGCCGCCTGGGTTCTGGCACTGCTCGTGTTCGGCTACCTGGTCACCGTCGCCCGCACCCACGATCCCTTGCCCTTCCTCCGCTGA
- the gph gene encoding phosphoglycolate phosphatase (PGP is an essential enzyme in the glycolate salvage pathway in higher organisms (photorespiration in plants). Phosphoglycolate results from the oxidase activity of RubisCO in the Calvin cycle when concentrations of carbon dioxide are low relative to oxygen. This enzyme is a member of the Haloacid Dehalogenase (HAD) superfamily of aspartate-nucleophile hydrolase enzymes (PF00702).) — translation MKPEHARLDGIRAVLFDLDGTLVDTAPDLGNALNLQRARHGLAPLAADVIRPQASHGARGLLALGFDLKPDDPRFAAMREEFLQLYADNICQASRPFPGVPELLDALEARGYKWGVVTNKPARFTEPLMSVLDLAERAACIVSGDSCPQPKPHPAPMLVAARRCDALPAQCLYLGDAERDVQAATAAGMPALVAAWGYLGAEDAPHAWGAHAQIHHPLDTLDYLPA, via the coding sequence GTGAAGCCTGAGCACGCGCGGCTCGACGGCATCCGCGCAGTCCTGTTCGACCTCGACGGCACGCTGGTCGACACGGCGCCCGACCTCGGCAACGCGCTCAACCTGCAGCGCGCGCGCCACGGCCTCGCCCCGCTTGCCGCCGACGTCATCCGCCCGCAAGCCTCGCACGGCGCGCGCGGGCTGCTCGCCCTCGGTTTCGACCTCAAGCCCGACGACCCGCGCTTCGCGGCCATGCGCGAAGAATTCCTGCAGCTCTACGCCGACAACATCTGTCAGGCCTCGCGCCCGTTTCCCGGCGTGCCCGAGCTGCTCGACGCCCTCGAAGCGCGCGGCTACAAATGGGGTGTCGTCACCAACAAGCCGGCGCGCTTCACTGAACCGCTGATGTCGGTGCTCGACCTCGCCGAGCGCGCGGCCTGCATCGTCTCCGGCGACAGCTGCCCGCAGCCCAAGCCCCATCCGGCGCCCATGCTCGTCGCCGCCCGGCGCTGCGACGCGCTACCCGCGCAATGCCTCTACCTCGGCGACGCCGAGCGTGACGTCCAGGCCGCGACCGCCGCGGGCATGCCCGCGCTCGTCGCCGCCTGGGGCTATCTGGGCGCCGAGGACGCGCCGCACGCCTGGGGCGCGCACGCGCAGATCCACCACCCGCTCGACACGCTCGACTATCTGCCTGCCTGA
- the ubiG gene encoding bifunctional 2-polyprenyl-6-hydroxyphenol methylase/3-demethylubiquinol 3-O-methyltransferase UbiG produces MSNVDAAEIAKFSELAHRWWDPNSEFKPLHEINPLRLRWVDTRAPLAGKKVLDVGCGGGILAEAMAGVGATVSGIDLSEKALKVARLHLYESGKSVDYELVSAEDYAAAHPGEFDVVTCMEMLEHVPDPASVVAACARLVKPGGWVFFSTLNRNAKSYLLAVVGAEYILKLLPRGTHDYAKFIKPAELARMAREAGLETEELTGMTYNPLTKVYRLEADTDVNYLMATRREA; encoded by the coding sequence ATGAGCAACGTCGACGCTGCCGAAATCGCCAAGTTTTCCGAGCTTGCCCACCGCTGGTGGGACCCGAACTCCGAATTCAAGCCGCTGCACGAAATCAACCCGCTGCGCCTGAGATGGGTCGACACGCGCGCGCCGCTCGCCGGCAAGAAAGTGCTCGACGTCGGCTGCGGCGGCGGCATCCTCGCCGAAGCGATGGCCGGTGTCGGCGCGACCGTGAGCGGAATCGACCTCTCCGAGAAGGCGCTCAAGGTTGCCCGCCTCCATCTCTACGAATCCGGCAAGAGCGTCGACTACGAACTCGTCTCGGCCGAAGACTACGCCGCCGCCCACCCCGGCGAATTCGACGTCGTGACCTGCATGGAAATGCTCGAACACGTTCCCGACCCCGCCTCGGTCGTCGCCGCCTGCGCGCGCCTCGTCAAACCGGGCGGCTGGGTGTTCTTCTCGACGCTCAACCGCAACGCCAAGAGCTACCTGCTCGCCGTGGTCGGCGCCGAATACATTCTCAAGCTGCTGCCGCGCGGCACCCACGACTACGCCAAGTTCATCAAGCCCGCCGAACTCGCGCGGATGGCGCGCGAAGCCGGGCTCGAAACCGAGGAGCTGACCGGCATGACCTACAACCCGCTGACCAAGGTTTACCGGCTCGAAGCCGACACCGACGTCAACTACCTGATGGCGACCCGCCGTGAAGCCTGA
- a CDS encoding TRZ/ATZ family hydrolase: MKASADLLLLPQWVVPVDPEGVLTDHAVVVADGRIVDVLPAEVARARYAAAKTVALPGEALIPGLVNLHGHAAMSLFRGFADDRPLMAWLTGHIWPAEKKHVSETFVRDGTLLAAAEMLAGGITTCNDMYFFPRAASEAFLQAGMRAVVGMIVLEFPTAYAADADGYLSKGLALRDEFRGEPLLGFAFAPHAPYTVSDTSFSRIHTLADQLGLPIHTHIHETRDEIADSLKEHGVRPLERLARLGLLGPNFIGVHAVHMTEAETELLAEHGCHIAHCPTSNLKLASGVAPVAEFARAGVGVGLGTDGAASSNRLDLFAEMRLAALLAKGMSGDAAALPAAAALKAATLDGARALNLDSEIGSIAAGKRADLVAVNLHGVSRQPVFDPASHLVYVAGREDVTHVWVDGKPKLRERSLVGLDADDLAARAVYWRTKLTAEGQS, translated from the coding sequence ATGAAAGCCTCCGCCGACCTTCTTCTCCTGCCGCAGTGGGTGGTCCCTGTCGACCCGGAAGGGGTGCTGACCGACCACGCCGTCGTCGTCGCGGACGGACGCATCGTCGACGTTCTGCCGGCCGAGGTGGCGCGCGCCCGCTACGCCGCTGCCAAGACGGTCGCGCTGCCGGGCGAGGCCCTGATCCCGGGCCTGGTCAACCTGCATGGCCACGCCGCGATGTCGCTGTTTCGCGGCTTCGCCGACGACCGCCCGCTGATGGCCTGGCTGACCGGGCACATCTGGCCGGCCGAGAAGAAGCACGTCTCCGAGACCTTCGTGCGCGATGGCACCCTGCTCGCGGCGGCCGAGATGCTCGCCGGCGGCATCACCACCTGCAACGACATGTACTTCTTCCCGCGGGCGGCGAGCGAAGCCTTCCTGCAGGCCGGCATGCGCGCGGTCGTCGGCATGATCGTGCTCGAATTCCCGACCGCCTACGCCGCGGACGCCGACGGCTATCTGTCCAAGGGGCTCGCGCTGCGCGACGAATTCAGGGGCGAGCCGCTGCTCGGCTTCGCCTTCGCGCCGCACGCGCCGTACACGGTCTCGGACACAAGCTTCAGCCGTATCCACACCTTGGCCGACCAGCTCGGCCTGCCGATCCACACCCACATCCACGAAACCCGGGACGAGATCGCCGACAGCCTCAAGGAGCATGGCGTGCGTCCGCTCGAGCGGCTCGCCCGGCTCGGCCTGCTCGGGCCGAACTTCATCGGCGTGCACGCCGTGCACATGACCGAGGCCGAAACGGAGTTGCTGGCCGAGCACGGCTGCCACATCGCCCATTGCCCGACTTCCAACCTCAAGCTCGCATCGGGCGTCGCGCCCGTGGCCGAGTTCGCGCGCGCCGGCGTCGGCGTCGGCCTCGGTACCGATGGCGCCGCGAGCAGCAACCGCCTCGACCTCTTCGCCGAAATGCGGCTGGCCGCGCTGCTCGCCAAGGGCATGAGCGGCGACGCCGCCGCGCTGCCCGCGGCCGCGGCGCTGAAAGCGGCCACGCTCGACGGCGCACGCGCGCTCAACCTCGATAGCGAGATCGGCAGCATCGCTGCCGGCAAGCGGGCCGACCTCGTCGCCGTGAACCTGCACGGCGTATCGCGGCAGCCCGTGTTTGACCCGGCTTCGCACCTGGTTTACGTTGCGGGGCGCGAAGACGTCACCCACGTCTGGGTCGACGGCAAGCCCAAACTCAGGGAACGCAGCCTGGTCGGGCTCGACGCCGACGACCTCGCCGCCCGCGCCGTCTACTGGCGCACCAAACTCACCGCAGAAGGACAGTCATGA
- the gyrA gene encoding DNA gyrase subunit A — protein MEQFAKETLPVSLEEEMRRSYLDYAMSVIVGRALPDVRDGLKPVHRRVLYAMNELGNDWNKAYKKSARVVGDVIGKYHPHGDTAVYDTMVRMAQDFSLRYPLIDGQGNFGSVDGDNAAAMRYTEVRMARIAHELLADLDKETVDFGPNYDGSEQEPLVLPTKIPNLLINGSSGIAVGMATNIPPHNLTDICNALFALLDAPATDIESLISIVQAPDFPTAGIIYGLSGVRDGYRTGRGRVVMRATCHVEDLDKSGGKQAIIIDELPYQVNKANLLIRIGELVRDKQIDGIADLRDESDKSGMRVYIELKRGENADVVLNNLYKQTQMQDTFGMNMVALIDGQPRLLNLKEMLDAFLRHRREVVTRRTVFDLRKARERGHILEGLAVALANVDEIVELIKSSETPAIAKERLLGRAWKSAMVEEMLARIDPEYSRPVNMGPEFGLHADGYHLSEIQAQRILEMQLQRLTNLESDKILAEYKEIMAKIADLLDILANPARITQIIREELTQVRDQFGDGRRSTIVENAQDMSMEDLIKPEEMVVTLSHGGYMKSQPLDDYRAQKRGGRGKQAAGTKDEDFIEKMFVANTHDYILCFSNRGRLYWLKVYNVPQGGRAARGKPIVNLLPLEDGEKISALLPVKTFDDEHYVFMATANGIVKKTPLSEFSRPRTAGIIAVGLDDGDVLCGASITDGRHDVMLFSDSGKAVRFDENDVRPMGRAARGVIGMKLAKGAKLISLLVAEDENDFVLTATENGYGKRTPIAEYTRHARATQGMIAIQTSERNGKVVAANLVKADDEIMLITTGGVLIRTRVKEIRAMSRATQGVTLINLDKGEKLISLEKVAETDNEEE, from the coding sequence ATGGAACAGTTTGCCAAGGAAACCCTCCCGGTCAGTCTCGAGGAGGAGATGCGGCGTTCATACCTCGATTATGCGATGAGCGTGATCGTCGGCCGTGCACTCCCCGACGTGCGCGACGGGCTCAAGCCCGTGCACCGTCGTGTGCTGTACGCGATGAACGAGCTTGGCAACGACTGGAACAAGGCTTACAAGAAGTCGGCGCGCGTCGTCGGCGACGTCATCGGTAAATACCACCCGCACGGCGACACGGCCGTCTACGACACCATGGTCCGCATGGCGCAGGACTTCTCGCTGCGCTACCCGCTGATCGACGGCCAGGGCAACTTCGGCTCGGTCGACGGCGACAACGCCGCGGCGATGCGTTACACCGAAGTGCGCATGGCGCGGATCGCGCACGAGTTGCTGGCCGACCTCGACAAGGAAACAGTCGACTTCGGCCCCAACTACGACGGCTCCGAGCAGGAGCCGCTCGTGCTGCCGACCAAGATTCCGAATCTGCTGATCAACGGTTCGTCGGGCATCGCGGTCGGCATGGCGACGAACATCCCGCCGCACAATCTCACCGACATCTGCAACGCCCTGTTCGCGCTGCTCGACGCCCCCGCGACCGACATCGAGTCGCTGATCAGCATCGTCCAGGCGCCCGACTTTCCGACCGCCGGCATCATCTACGGCCTTTCCGGCGTGCGCGACGGCTACCGTACCGGTCGCGGCCGCGTCGTCATGCGTGCGACCTGCCACGTCGAGGACCTCGACAAGAGCGGCGGCAAGCAGGCGATCATCATCGACGAGCTGCCCTATCAGGTGAACAAGGCCAATCTGCTGATCCGGATCGGCGAACTCGTGCGCGACAAGCAGATCGACGGCATCGCCGACCTGCGCGACGAGTCCGACAAGTCGGGCATGCGCGTCTACATCGAACTCAAGCGCGGCGAGAACGCCGACGTGGTCCTGAACAATCTGTACAAGCAGACACAGATGCAGGACACCTTCGGCATGAACATGGTCGCGCTGATCGACGGGCAGCCGCGGCTCCTGAACCTCAAGGAGATGCTCGACGCCTTCCTGCGCCACCGCCGTGAAGTCGTCACCCGGCGCACCGTCTTCGATCTCAGGAAGGCACGCGAGCGCGGCCACATCCTCGAGGGCCTGGCGGTCGCGCTCGCCAACGTCGACGAGATCGTCGAGTTGATCAAGTCGTCGGAAACGCCTGCGATCGCGAAGGAACGCCTGCTCGGCCGCGCGTGGAAGTCGGCGATGGTCGAGGAGATGCTCGCGCGCATCGACCCCGAATATTCGCGGCCGGTGAACATGGGGCCGGAATTCGGCCTGCACGCCGATGGCTATCACCTCTCGGAAATCCAGGCGCAGCGCATCCTCGAAATGCAGTTGCAGCGCCTGACCAACCTCGAGTCGGACAAGATCCTCGCCGAGTACAAGGAAATCATGGCGAAGATCGCCGACCTGCTCGACATTCTGGCGAATCCGGCGCGCATCACCCAGATCATCCGCGAGGAACTGACCCAGGTCCGCGACCAGTTCGGCGATGGGCGGCGCTCGACCATCGTCGAGAACGCGCAGGACATGTCGATGGAAGACCTGATCAAGCCCGAGGAGATGGTCGTCACGCTGTCACACGGCGGCTACATGAAGTCGCAGCCGCTGGATGATTACCGAGCACAGAAGCGCGGCGGCCGCGGCAAGCAGGCGGCGGGGACCAAGGACGAGGACTTCATCGAGAAGATGTTCGTCGCCAACACCCACGACTACATCCTCTGCTTCTCCAACCGCGGGCGGCTGTACTGGCTCAAGGTCTACAACGTGCCACAGGGCGGACGCGCCGCCCGCGGCAAGCCGATCGTCAACCTGCTACCGCTCGAGGACGGCGAGAAGATCAGCGCGCTCTTGCCGGTCAAGACCTTCGACGACGAGCACTACGTGTTCATGGCGACCGCCAACGGCATCGTCAAGAAGACGCCGCTTTCCGAATTCTCGCGCCCGCGCACGGCCGGCATCATCGCGGTCGGCCTCGACGACGGCGATGTGCTGTGCGGTGCGTCGATCACCGACGGTCGTCACGACGTGATGCTGTTCTCCGATTCCGGCAAGGCCGTGCGCTTCGACGAGAACGACGTGCGCCCGATGGGCCGTGCCGCGCGCGGCGTGATCGGCATGAAGCTCGCCAAGGGCGCCAAGCTGATCTCGTTGCTCGTGGCTGAAGACGAGAACGACTTCGTGCTCACGGCGACCGAAAACGGCTACGGCAAGCGGACGCCGATCGCGGAATACACGCGTCACGCGCGGGCCACGCAAGGCATGATCGCGATCCAGACCAGCGAGCGCAACGGCAAGGTCGTCGCGGCCAACCTCGTCAAGGCGGACGACGAAATCATGCTGATCACGACCGGCGGCGTGCTGATCCGCACGCGCGTCAAGGAGATCCGCGCGATGAGCCGGGCGACCCAGGGCGTCACGCTGATCAATCTGGACAAGGGCGAAAAGCTCATCAGCCTGGAAAAAGTAGCCGAGACCGACAACGAAGAGGAATGA